The DNA region tgactgagccccatgtgggaccaCTGGCAGGCAGAGGCACCCTGGATGGCCCAAGCCACTCCCTGCCTCTGGAGGGGAACTTAGATGCATTTTCAGGAGGTGCTTCTGACATGGTCTGAGAACTGGGAAGCCGTCGGCAGAACCGGTAGTCACTGCCCCTCTTCAGGTGGGGTCTGTGTCCTCCAGCTGGCCAGACTGCCCGGCCTGGCCTGGTGCCTGTGCACATCTGTGTTCGAGACAGTCCAGTTCCTCCTCGCCCTTCCACACCTGCCTGTTTTATAATGCGGAACTGCGACGGCTTGGTCGTGTGTCAGCTTGGCCAGGCTGAACTCTATTTCCCACAACTCCCATACTCATAGGTTTCCCACAGGGTGGGCCACAAGGTTCTTGCCAGATTTGGAAGGAAGCCACCATTTGGTTGCTGATCAAGTGATTTACCTCCTTGATGTGAAGCAGCCCCAGTCAACTCGACTTGCCCTGGATTCTCCTTCGGTTTTGCTGACTCGGGTGTGTGCATGGTTAACTCTGTGAGGAAGGGTCTCAGCTTCTGCAGGATGCCCTCATCACCAAGGTCAGAGGAAACAAGAACCAACCCAAGTTTCAGTCTGTCCCGGGGTTCCAGCTTGTGCGATGTCGGCCTGCTGGTGATCTGCTGCTGCTGTCCGGGCACCGCAGGCTCCAGCCTCGGTCGCAGAAATTCAGCCTATGGAGGCTAGTTCCTCAGCCCCGCAATCCAATCCAtgtgtacaggtgtgtgtgtgcctcGTAGCCCTCTGGTTCTGCTTCTCCACTGAACTCCGACTGAGAGGGGAACCTGAAGCCCTGCTGACCCTTCCTGCCTCGTGCCTGCTCAGTCTGCTTGCCGCTTCCACCATTCCCCAGCCTCGGGAGTTTCTGCCACCCTGCGGCTGTGCTAGTGCTCCAGCCTGGACTGTCCCCGGACAAGCCACTGGCTTGTCTGTCCTCCTGCACACCCTCCTCAAGAACAGGAAGTGGGTCCATTTGgcccccatccctgcctctgTTCAGCCAGCgtgtgctgaatgaatgactgtGGACTAGGTCATACGAGACCTCATTCTGTTCTCGCAGTATCTCTGCAAGGATCTGTGCCCCCATTTGCAAGTGCAAGTGGCCCCAGTAGCACTTGCTGTGGAAAGACTCAGGGACTCTTCGCTGCCTCTTTTGACTAATGGAGCTGCCAAAATGGCTAAAGGGCCCTCTGGCTCTATCAGCCAAGGTTCCATTCCTGGGACAGAGGGATGGCAGCACCCCTTGTGCTGAGTGCtcgagcccccacccccatcaggttctgtgctcggTGCTAAGCCTTGCCCCGGCAGAGGGACAGGTTCAGCTAGGTAAGTCTACAGGAGTCCAGTGGGTGGAGACTCCATCATACGGGTCACTAAGGCTTGCACAGCCTGAAATGGGCCTTTCCAGTGACTTCAGGGCTGTCCTGGGACCAGGGAGAAGTCAGATCTAGGGACCCAGGAGGTAGACCTGAGAACCTGAGGAGGTTTGCAGGAAGGCAGATCCCAGCCTCATGAGAGGAGGGAGgtagggaggcaggaggaaagtACGCTAcaccctgggggcaggggggtgtgGGGAAACCTGGAGACTGACTGGAGGCAGTGTGTTCCCACCCCCTGGTTAGCTGATGGGTGAGTAAAAGAAATCTTTCTTGGCTCCATTTATAGATAAGGAAGAGGAGGCACGGGGAGAATAATCTTGCCCAGACCAAAAGACACCGTGGACCAGACCTGGAACGTTGATCTCAGCCTCTGGAGACCTGGTCCCACTcaaacccccttcccctccttatcaggggatgtggggaggagcccaggccGGTGCAATTGTTAAGcccctattttacagacaagCCAATACACGTGGTCCTTTGCTTCCTCCTGGCACCGGGATCGCCTGCCCCAGGACATCCTCCTCCAGAACTTCACAAAATCCTGTGCCTCCAGCGTTCACCTGGAATTGAGGCTCCTCGGTAAGGTCTAAGAGACACAGGAGGTTGACAGCGGGTCCTGGGCTCCCCAGCCCCGTGCAGGAGCAGAGTAGGGGGTCAGGGCAGAAAATACAGCCTTCCCAGTCTCAGCACCAAACCCTCAAGCCCAGCTTTTGAACATCCTCCCCACTGGGGCTGTCACAAGGCTGAGATGTGGCCTGGGCAGCCTTCctcagagtgcctggcacacaccaAGGGTTCACATGGGGCAAGTCACAGCCATCCATTCTTCAACTTGGGGTGAGGTCAGTGACGTGGGACCCATGCAGAAGTGCAGCTCAGCTGAAGGGTCTAGTGAGCACcctgagaagagaggaggggaggggcctgtGGGTAGACAGTGGGACACTGGGAAAGCCCTTTCAGAAGAATAATTTAAAGGAATGACAAGGTCCAGGATGTGAGCACGGGAGGGTAAAGTGAGTCAAAGGAATGAGAGACCAGATTGCAAGTGACAAAAGCCAATTCAAATGAGCCAGCGTAAAAAGCAATGTGGCAGTCAGGTCTAAACTatcttcaggcatggctggatccagagGCCCTGTTAATGTCCTCAGGTGTCTGTCTCTCCGTTTCGTGGTTCCAACTTTCTGTCTTGGCTCCTTTTTCAGATGGGCTCTCCGGGTGTATTGACAAAGATGGCTACTGACAACTCTGGCCCCCTGTCCCTACCGGGGGAGAGGGTGCCTCTTTCTCAGTAGCTCCAGGAAGAGTCCCAGGATTGACTCTCATTGAACTCACTGAGGTCAAGACCTATATCTGATCCAATGGTTGTGGCAAAGTGAACAACTGAACACTCATTGGCCAGGTCTTCAGTCACATGAACATTCCTGGGAATGGAGAGTCAGATCTCCAGGGCCAGGTGGCTTGAGAGCAGGGTGGCTTGGGTCCCCAGAAAAAATATGACCGTGTTCTTTATTATCAGAAGAGTGAGAGGCCTGCCCCATAGAGGGCTGGTCCACAGGAGCGCCAGTGCTCCTGGAACAGGCAGGTCTCAAGATGGAGAAGACAGCCAGCCAGGGCCCCAAGTGTGCAAGGAATGGagagggggacaggagagagatgggggcagCAGCATCAAAGCTCCAGACTGTATGAGCGACAAAGGGTGGATTTGGGTGGGAAATAGGGAAAGGCAGCGTGGAATACAAGGGACCTGAAGCGCACTTTGGGGTTACGGTGCTCACGAGATGTCCGCAAGGGACAGATGGTCGGGGATGGGGGCCTCTGGTTAGGAGCGCTCAGAGGAAGAGATGACACTCCGTGTGATTTTTGCACAGAAGGTGTGGTGTCCATGTGCCCAGGGCCCCAGTAGCAGCCCTTCTCAACCCTCTTGCAACCTGAGTACCTCAGATTGCGATTTGGACAACTGGGGTGAGGGGTGAGCCTAAGTGGCATTTGGGCTTGGGTTTCTAATGTAGGGGCTGGGGATGGAATCTGAGGGATCACATTCAGCTGGTCAGGAGCACCATCCCCCAGAATCCCGGGTAGGCTGAAGCCTCTCCTGGCTTCTAGCTGCTGATGGCCTATTAGCTGGCCTGCAGGCAGTGTGGGACAGGAGCTGGGCTGGCACCATGGCTCTGCAACAGGGCActgggcacccctcccccccaatgcTGCAGAATGGAGGAAACTGTTACTAACCAGCAAGTGGCCAGGACATGGGCTGGCAGGGTGGGTGGACATGTCAGCCCCTGTCTCCTGGACGCACATGGTTGCCCAGAACCAGAAAAGTAGCAGCCAAGGCTAGCATCCCATTTCCTCTTTTGCCCCAATGACAGGGCCCCCTACTGCCATCAGTCACAGGGCTCCatactggggggaggggcggttcATCCTGTTCTCAAACCTTCTGCCTAGACAGcaaggatgggcagagggaccTGGCTGTGACTTGGTCTTCTCCACTGGCAGGGACGCTTGGGCAGGGCGGGAGCCTGTGCTGGTTTTGCCCACCACTCCGTCCTCCCTCACAGCCCAGCCCAGGACAAGGTAGGGAAGACTCATGCTGGCACTGGGGCCCGCAGTtcccagaggcaggaggcagcGGGCAGCAGGGAGACCcagcaagattttaaaaaactgaaagagCACATGGAGTGGCCACTTACCCTGTGGGGAAGGGTTTGCCCTGTGACCCCACTGTGTGCGCTGGGGGAGGGTAGTGCCTGCCAGGCCTGGGTCAGGGATACCagcaagccaggggagggggcttCTCCAGTgatgctccctcccctcccccactgcccttccccccaccacctgCAGCCTCTAACACAGAGATGATCTGCATCTGTCGCCCACCGCTAGCCCAGGCTTACCCAGCTTGGTACATGTACATACCCACTGTTCTAGAATATTCCCTAGcttccccctgccccagagccttccTTTTGCAGGGTTGTCTTCAACCCGTCATGGGCTCAACTGGTCTTAAGTACAACTATCACATATACTGGACATCAGGGCTGAGATCATTCTTCCCAACTTGTCCAGTAACCCTCTGGTCCCGTGTGCACTCCAGATCAGCCAACAAGCTGAGGATCAATGCCTTCCTCAGGCCACACCTCGGGCTGTGCTCAGTGAGCCAGAGCCCAAGGCCTCCACATTTCCAATATCCTCGTCGCATCAACACAAAGTCTCCGTGAATTCAGACTAACTCTGCAAAGGCCCAGCCTGGTGTGACCTTGTACCTGCTGAGGGGCCCTGACCAGCAAACCCCGAAAAGCCAgggctgtcccctcccccccacccttaGCGGGGGCCCGACCAGCCGATCTCCAGCATCTTTCCACCCCCGCTCACAGGAGATCGTCCCTTGAGGATCCCTCCGGGATCAGCCAGccgccccctctctctcccccacagtTACCGCCCCGTGCGGAGTACTCCAGGCTCCAGGCCTACCTCGCTAACATCCGGGGAGCCCAGGACCCTTGGGACCCCATCCAACCCAAGCCGCGCGCCGACAGCGCCCATCCCTACTCCACTCGGAAGAAAACGAGAGCGGTTCAAAGGTTTAAACAATTTATTGTGCCCCCAAAAGGCCGGCGGGATGAAGGGAAGGCCGCGCGGCCCGCGCCCCGAGCGATTGTTTGTCGCGCACCCAAAGGCGGAGGGTGGAGAGTGGGGAAGGGCGGCGCGGCCGCCGGGTCCTCGCGCACCAGGGCCCGGCCACCCCGAGGCCCCCGCCCGGGCAGGCAGGCGCGGCCGCGGCCATTGGCGCCTAGGGGCCGGTAACCATGGCGACGGCCGTTGCCAAGGGCGAGAGCCAATAGGGGCGTCGCCAGGCCGTTTCAAAAAtctaaagcaaaaacaacaaaaaaaagctacggcggcgggggaggggaaaCGGTGAGGGGATGGAGCGGGCCCGGGGCCCGCCGTGCGGCTCAGAGCAGGGGCGGCGGCGGCCCGGCCGGACAACCGTACAAAACCTACATACACTTGGGGTAGAAAAACCGAACGCCGGGAACACCCGGCAGGCCGGCGCGCTCACTTGCGGCCCTTGGGCACCTTGGGGACGCTGGGCTTGGCCGCCTTCTTCACCTTCTTGCCCCCGGCGGCCGCCGCCTTCTTAGCCTTGCTGCCTTTGTCCTTCTTGGAGGCGGCGCCCTTCTTGTGCGAGCGCTTCTCGGGCTTCTGGCCCTTGGCCGGCTTCTTGTCCGCGCGCCGGGAGCCGGCCGCGCCCGGGGCCGCCTTCTTGGCCTTGTGCGCGGTGGGCGCCGGGGCGGTGGCGGCCGCCGTGGCTCCGCGCCGCTCGCCGCCGCCCTCCAGCTTCTTGCGGTTGAGCTTGAACGAGCCGTTGGCGCCGGTGCCCTTCACCTGCAGGAGCGTGTCGTTCTGCACCAGCGCCTTGATGGAATACTTGAGGTAGGTGCGACCGTTCTGCTGATCGAACCACGCCACCTTCTTGGCCTCCGTGTAGATCTTGGCCAGCGACGAGCCGTTGCGCTCGCCCAGCCTGCGGATGGTCTCCACCACCAGCTGGCTGTACTTGCCCGGCTGGTTCTTCttcttgttgttctttttcttcttagacGGGGACAGCGCCGCCGAGCCGCCAGCCTTGGCCGCCTTCTTGGCCGCCCCCTCGGCGGTCGTCAGCGGCAGGGCCTCCTCGAGCTCCACAGACATGGTGGCGAGCGGGTTGGTGGCGGGCGGGGCGCGAAAGCCCGGGGGCCGCGCCGGGAAGAGGAAGGCGAGGGGCCGAGGGGGCGCCGGGGGACTGGGGGCGCGCGGCGGCTCCAGGCGGGAGCGGCCGCGGCCGGGCCTGGGGCCGGGCggcagggctggggcgggggccgGGCCGGCCGGAGCG from Ursus arctos isolate Adak ecotype North America unplaced genomic scaffold, UrsArc2.0 scaffold_14, whole genome shotgun sequence includes:
- the LOC113257253 gene encoding histone H1.10; the protein is MSVELEEALPLTTAEGAAKKAAKAGGSAALSPSKKKKNNKKKNQPGKYSQLVVETIRRLGERNGSSLAKIYTEAKKVAWFDQQNGRTYLKYSIKALVQNDTLLQVKGTGANGSFKLNRKKLEGGGERRGATAAATAPAPTAHKAKKAAPGAAGSRRADKKPAKGQKPEKRSHKKGAASKKDKGSKAKKAAAAGGKKVKKAAKPSVPKVPKGRK